One stretch of Cyanobium sp. Tous-M-B4 DNA includes these proteins:
- a CDS encoding DUF6761 family protein → MTSLQHPDAIRHFQSLCDACQELAHRFHSPAELRLYADGYIHALRRTAVLDPISQRRLEELTDRWIRDPSSFVGPDGDPRSLYESERY, encoded by the coding sequence ATGACTTCGCTTCAACACCCAGACGCCATCCGCCACTTCCAGTCGCTGTGCGATGCCTGCCAGGAACTGGCCCATCGCTTCCACAGCCCTGCGGAATTGCGGCTCTACGCCGATGGCTACATCCACGCCCTGCGCCGCACTGCGGTTCTCGATCCGATCTCCCAGCGGCGACTAGAGGAGCTCACCGACCGCTGGATTCGCGATCCTTCCAGCTTTGTGGGTCCCGATGGTGACCCGCGCAGCCTTTACGAAAGCGAGCGCTACTGA
- a CDS encoding response regulator transcription factor produces the protein MPASGAANQAGSQPQRVLVVDPHATLRTVLAQRLRQDGHLAAAVATAREALEVCQDQSPDLLISAELLDESSALRLAAQLRCSVMVLTARTGSEPVVSLLDAGADDVLRKPFGLEELAARCRTLLRRGGTGLQERVCVGPLEVHVLLRQVTLRDQPVELSPREFALLCALLMPPGVVRSRQELLRMAWPPFSGGPRSVDTQVLTLRRKLEQAGLGEGGGIETMRQQGYRFSLETLPEASAEEEPVRQQLNSLV, from the coding sequence CTGCCGGCCTCTGGGGCCGCCAATCAGGCCGGAAGCCAGCCCCAGCGGGTTTTGGTGGTTGATCCCCACGCGACCCTGCGCACGGTGCTGGCCCAGCGCCTGCGGCAGGACGGCCATCTTGCGGCGGCGGTTGCTACGGCTCGTGAAGCTCTGGAGGTGTGCCAAGACCAATCTCCCGACCTGCTGATCAGCGCAGAATTACTCGATGAGAGTTCCGCCCTGCGCCTGGCGGCCCAGCTGCGCTGCTCCGTGATGGTGCTCACGGCCCGCACCGGTTCCGAGCCGGTGGTGAGCCTGCTTGATGCGGGCGCAGATGATGTGTTGCGCAAACCTTTTGGCCTGGAAGAACTCGCAGCCCGCTGCCGCACCCTGTTGCGCCGCGGCGGCACCGGTCTGCAGGAGCGGGTCTGCGTTGGTCCGCTTGAAGTTCACGTATTGCTCCGCCAGGTAACCCTGCGCGACCAGCCAGTAGAGCTGAGTCCACGGGAATTTGCCCTGCTTTGTGCCCTGCTGATGCCACCTGGGGTTGTGCGCAGCCGCCAGGAGCTACTGCGAATGGCCTGGCCTCCCTTCAGCGGTGGTCCCCGCTCGGTTGACACCCAAGTGCTCACCCTGCGCCGCAAGTTAGAGCAGGCTGGCTTGGGTGAAGGCGGCGGCATCGAAACGATGCGCCAGCAGGGTTATCGCTTCAGTCTGGAAACCCTGCCCGAAGCTTCTGCCGAAGAGGAGCCGGTGCGTCAGCAGCTCAACTCACTGGTTTAA
- a CDS encoding BolA family protein: MVHPDQVKAAITLAMPDAQVEVEDLTGGGDHLQVTVISAAFDGLTRVRQHQLVYGALRQELASEAIHALALQTSTPA; encoded by the coding sequence ATGGTGCATCCAGACCAGGTGAAGGCCGCAATCACCTTGGCCATGCCCGATGCCCAGGTGGAGGTTGAAGACCTCACCGGGGGTGGCGACCACCTGCAGGTCACGGTGATTTCCGCAGCGTTCGACGGCCTGACCAGGGTCAGGCAGCACCAGCTCGTGTACGGCGCCCTACGCCAGGAATTGGCCAGTGAGGCGATTCACGCCCTAGCCCTGCAAACATCCACTCCCGCCTGA
- a CDS encoding metallophosphoesterase, with protein MIGDVHGCADALERLLARLPAGDKIVLCGDVINRGPQIRRTMELAWGLVSSGRAIWLMGNHEADLVAALRQGDWTAQRALAGCDTYRQLGDRHCRIWQERLEQLPLTYAGKGWLATHAGFNPDTWEPDLSIRMPFWQAYDGRFGEVVIGHTPGHQVRRLGQIVMVDTGACYGGELSAYCPETGAIQAVYGLQERRLSSLSQELAGCLP; from the coding sequence GTGATCGGGGACGTCCACGGCTGTGCCGACGCGCTTGAGCGGCTGCTTGCTCGTCTGCCAGCCGGCGACAAAATTGTGCTTTGCGGTGATGTGATCAACCGCGGACCCCAGATCCGCCGCACCATGGAGCTGGCCTGGGGCCTGGTGAGCTCCGGTCGGGCCATCTGGTTGATGGGAAATCACGAAGCCGATCTGGTGGCCGCCCTGCGGCAGGGCGACTGGACCGCTCAACGGGCCTTGGCCGGCTGCGACACCTATCGGCAGCTCGGGGATCGCCACTGCCGCATCTGGCAGGAGCGGCTGGAGCAGCTGCCCCTCACCTACGCCGGCAAAGGCTGGCTCGCCACCCACGCTGGCTTCAATCCCGACACCTGGGAACCCGACCTCAGCATCCGCATGCCCTTCTGGCAGGCCTACGACGGTCGCTTCGGTGAGGTAGTGATCGGCCACACCCCCGGGCACCAAGTGCGTCGCCTCGGCCAGATCGTGATGGTGGATACCGGCGCCTGCTACGGCGGGGAGCTTTCGGCCTACTGCCCCGAAACCGGAGCCATTCAGGCCGTTTACGGCTTGCAAGAGCGCCGGCTCTCCTCCCTCAGCCAGGAGCTGGCAGGCTGCCTGCCTTGA
- the grxD gene encoding Grx4 family monothiol glutaredoxin, with protein sequence MDATTRQRIEELLASSPVFVFMKGNKLMPQCGFSNNVVQILHSVGVPFETFDVLSDAEIRNGIKSFSDWPTIPQVYVKGEFIGGSDILIEMYNSGELREKLEVALAS encoded by the coding sequence ATGGACGCCACCACCCGCCAACGCATCGAAGAACTCCTGGCCAGCAGCCCGGTTTTCGTTTTTATGAAGGGCAATAAGCTCATGCCCCAGTGCGGTTTCTCCAACAACGTGGTGCAGATACTGCACTCGGTTGGGGTGCCATTTGAAACCTTTGACGTGCTCTCGGATGCCGAGATCCGTAATGGCATCAAGTCATTTTCCGACTGGCCCACGATTCCCCAGGTTTATGTGAAAGGGGAATTCATCGGTGGCTCCGACATCCTGATCGAGATGTACAACTCCGGTGAGTTGCGCGAGAAGCTGGAAGTGGCTCTGGCTAGCTGA
- a CDS encoding pyridoxine 5'-phosphate synthase: MASLGVNIDHIANVRQARRTVEPDPVGYALLAELGGADSITVHLREDRRHIQDRDVELLRQTVRSRLNLEMAATAEMEAIALRLKPDMVTLVPEKRQEVTTEGGLDVAGQQPALSALVGALQDAGIGVSLFVDAEASQLEACRATGARWVELHTGAYAEADWSSQPAELARLTEGSFIARSLGLRVNAGHGLTYQNVEPIATIEGMEELNIGHTIVARALAVGLEEAVRQMKALIQNPRRDPLFGSRQL; the protein is encoded by the coding sequence ATGGCCAGCCTCGGCGTCAACATCGACCACATCGCCAATGTGCGCCAGGCCCGCCGCACGGTGGAGCCCGATCCAGTGGGCTATGCCCTGCTGGCCGAGCTGGGGGGGGCTGACAGCATCACCGTGCACCTACGGGAAGACAGGCGCCATATTCAGGACCGCGATGTGGAGCTACTGCGTCAAACCGTGCGCAGCCGGCTCAATCTGGAGATGGCCGCCACAGCTGAGATGGAGGCGATCGCCCTACGCCTCAAGCCGGACATGGTGACCCTGGTGCCGGAGAAGCGTCAGGAGGTAACCACCGAGGGCGGCCTCGATGTAGCGGGCCAGCAGCCAGCTCTCAGCGCTCTGGTGGGTGCGCTGCAAGACGCCGGCATCGGCGTGAGCCTGTTTGTGGACGCTGAGGCGAGCCAGCTGGAGGCCTGCCGCGCCACCGGCGCCCGCTGGGTGGAGCTGCACACCGGCGCCTACGCCGAAGCCGACTGGAGTTCGCAGCCAGCCGAGCTGGCCCGGCTCACGGAGGGGAGCTTCATCGCCCGCAGCCTCGGGCTGCGGGTAAATGCCGGCCACGGCCTCACCTACCAAAACGTGGAGCCCATCGCCACCATCGAAGGCATGGAGGAGCTCAACATCGGGCACACAATCGTGGCCCGGGCCTTGGCGGTGGGCCTAGAAGAAGCTGTTCGGCAGATGAAGGCGCTGATACAGAATCCGCGCCGCGACCCCCTGTTCGGCAGCCGCCAGCTATGA
- a CDS encoding 1-acyl-sn-glycerol-3-phosphate acyltransferase: protein MSTQAPSSREQGLCNGISPWLAPLAMVASQDICLRFFFRSVQVLGSENLPLSGPLLLAPTHRARWDALLLPHAAGRRVTGRDCRFMVTVDEMRGLQGWFLHRLGCFPVSQGRPSLASLRYAVDLLAAGEQLVVFPEGRIVREEIPMRLHQGLARLAMLAAGQGVTVPVVPVGIAYGHRPPRRGDGAVLCFGPPLSLEGQGRQAASAFTAHLAAAMAVVEGQAQEALGLAP from the coding sequence TTGTCCACCCAGGCCCCCTCTTCCAGGGAACAGGGGCTCTGCAATGGCATCAGCCCCTGGCTGGCACCGCTCGCCATGGTGGCTAGCCAGGACATTTGCCTGCGCTTCTTTTTCCGCAGCGTCCAGGTGCTCGGTAGCGAAAATCTGCCTCTCAGCGGGCCCCTGCTCCTAGCTCCGACCCACCGGGCCCGCTGGGATGCCCTGCTGTTGCCCCACGCCGCAGGCCGCCGCGTCACCGGCAGGGATTGCCGCTTCATGGTCACGGTTGATGAGATGCGCGGGCTGCAGGGCTGGTTTTTGCACCGGTTGGGCTGCTTCCCCGTGAGTCAGGGGCGCCCCTCACTGGCCAGCCTGCGCTACGCCGTTGACCTACTGGCTGCCGGCGAGCAGCTAGTGGTTTTCCCGGAGGGGCGCATCGTGCGCGAGGAGATTCCCATGCGGCTGCACCAGGGCCTCGCCCGCTTGGCCATGTTGGCCGCTGGCCAGGGCGTGACGGTGCCGGTGGTGCCGGTGGGCATCGCCTACGGCCATCGCCCCCCCCGCCGTGGGGATGGGGCCGTGCTCTGTTTCGGCCCACCTCTCAGCTTGGAGGGCCAGGGAAGGCAAGCTGCTAGCGCTTTCACCGCCCACCTCGCCGCAGCCATGGCCGTGGTTGAAGGCCAGGCCCAGGAAGCCCTGGGCCTGGCCCCCTAA
- a CDS encoding MgPME-cyclase complex family protein: protein MSTYHFIAASEAFLTVEEPLEEVLRERVRHYGEQGKEIDFWLVKRPAFLEAPQLEPIGSAVPRPAAAVVSTDEKFITFLKLRLEFVATGRFEAPSAAIPDALASAS from the coding sequence ATGAGCACCTATCACTTCATCGCCGCCAGCGAAGCGTTCCTCACCGTTGAGGAGCCCCTTGAGGAGGTGCTGCGCGAAAGGGTGCGCCACTACGGAGAACAGGGCAAGGAAATCGACTTCTGGTTGGTGAAACGGCCGGCCTTTCTCGAGGCACCCCAACTCGAACCGATCGGCAGCGCCGTGCCGCGGCCGGCGGCGGCGGTGGTGTCCACCGATGAGAAATTCATCACCTTTCTCAAGCTGCGCCTGGAATTTGTGGCCACCGGTCGCTTTGAAGCCCCCAGTGCCGCCATCCCCGACGCCCTGGCCAGCGCGTCCTAA
- a CDS encoding EAL domain-containing protein, whose product MVTLVGIEALRRSQLAKERSVTNQTIALEKLEAEFRDAQRTARDWGWWDDSYAFIKGNNPSFPSQDLATSSLFEDGAAMGLYDAQAQRRALQVGLSSPNRPPDQRLVRCMDSTARTRRRLGLAGIRVICSGETNNLYVGFATTISTSDNSRSTTATLIYLNPLIEPQFGNHLKKELNRIQDQLQPLPPAGAIATGGPVVPLQPKTFGNNGRLMGVKPASSQAEQLRELTDLLLLLSGGGLIALALRLRWKLNERKQRLLMRQQERSATQRIRRSHRALVEILDFKPPQPVSSADQSPARPLPDSTLIFRGMLQEERRHLASPRASQPIDGSTTTGTKPAGRQRVDIQLIANRFEQILGSARDLAMHDALTGLPNRRYCIEHLEREIVRLKGKQALLSLLFIDVDKFKSINDTYGHRIGDQALCKVANQLQSLCRQGDFLARYGGDEFILILNPGDSPKASNESLTLQAQQAAHRILESFEKSQVDSASPYRLSLSIGITISDPHHFCSEDIIRKADLAMYKAKASQGEHIHLLTAENESNPLSDYRLYNALQQACEASLEPSRPDSFRILFQPIVNAAGDVLAVEALARWDHPDLGEVPPTLFIPVAEHYRIMGRVGWQLIEATLRAFNQLIQALTITPNQLNLAINISPSQLTDVSFSGQLIDAIAAQGLSFNSINLELTETAIFNSTAAVETNLRQCREAGMRISLDDFGTGFSSMGLLLSLKPDELKIDRSFVVGVLDDAYAEQIVKLLPMLTNSVSMTLIAEGVDTEESFQRLQQMGVSRFQGYLFSEPLNIADLVELVGGNRLTISLPAA is encoded by the coding sequence ATGGTCACCCTGGTTGGGATTGAAGCGCTCCGGAGGAGTCAGCTGGCCAAGGAGCGAAGCGTCACCAACCAGACCATCGCCCTGGAAAAACTCGAAGCCGAATTCCGGGACGCCCAGCGAACGGCGAGGGACTGGGGCTGGTGGGATGACAGCTATGCCTTCATCAAGGGAAATAACCCCTCCTTTCCCTCCCAAGACCTGGCAACCAGCAGCCTCTTTGAGGACGGGGCTGCCATGGGTCTCTACGACGCCCAAGCCCAACGCCGCGCCCTTCAGGTGGGCCTGAGCAGCCCAAACCGGCCCCCTGATCAACGGTTGGTGCGCTGCATGGACTCCACCGCCCGCACCCGTCGCCGCCTGGGCCTCGCCGGCATCCGGGTGATCTGCTCAGGCGAAACCAACAACCTCTACGTCGGCTTCGCCACCACGATCAGCACCAGCGACAACAGCCGTTCGACAACAGCGACCCTCATTTATCTCAACCCGCTGATTGAACCCCAGTTCGGCAACCACCTGAAGAAGGAGCTCAACCGGATTCAGGATCAGCTGCAGCCCCTGCCGCCAGCTGGCGCCATCGCCACGGGAGGCCCCGTGGTTCCGCTCCAACCCAAGACCTTTGGCAACAACGGGCGCCTGATGGGTGTCAAACCCGCTAGTAGCCAGGCGGAGCAGCTCCGGGAACTAACCGATCTGCTGCTACTGCTGAGCGGCGGGGGACTGATCGCCCTGGCCCTGCGCCTTCGCTGGAAATTGAACGAGCGAAAGCAGAGATTGCTGATGCGCCAGCAGGAACGCTCGGCCACCCAACGCATCCGCCGGAGTCACCGTGCCCTGGTTGAAATCCTTGATTTCAAGCCCCCCCAGCCAGTCTCTTCAGCAGATCAAAGCCCGGCTAGGCCACTCCCTGACAGCACCTTGATCTTCAGGGGAATGCTGCAGGAGGAACGGCGCCACCTTGCCTCGCCACGCGCCAGCCAACCTATCGATGGGTCGACCACAACCGGCACCAAACCCGCTGGTCGCCAACGCGTAGACATCCAGTTGATTGCCAATCGGTTTGAACAGATTCTTGGCTCCGCCCGAGATCTGGCCATGCACGATGCGCTCACCGGCCTGCCCAACCGCCGCTACTGCATCGAACACCTTGAAAGAGAAATCGTTCGCCTCAAGGGAAAACAAGCCCTGCTTAGCCTCCTCTTTATCGATGTCGACAAATTTAAAAGCATCAACGACACCTATGGCCATCGCATCGGCGATCAAGCCCTCTGCAAGGTGGCCAACCAACTCCAGTCCCTCTGCCGCCAGGGTGATTTCCTAGCGCGCTACGGCGGCGACGAATTCATTCTGATTCTAAATCCGGGCGACAGTCCAAAAGCCAGCAATGAATCCCTGACCCTCCAGGCTCAACAGGCAGCCCACCGGATCCTTGAATCGTTTGAGAAGAGTCAAGTTGATTCCGCCTCGCCCTACCGACTCAGCCTGAGCATTGGGATCACGATTAGCGATCCACACCACTTCTGCAGTGAAGACATCATTCGCAAAGCAGACCTGGCCATGTACAAGGCAAAGGCCTCCCAGGGGGAACACATTCACCTGCTCACAGCGGAAAACGAGTCCAATCCGCTCAGCGACTATCGTCTGTATAACGCACTCCAACAGGCCTGCGAAGCATCACTTGAGCCATCGAGGCCCGACTCCTTCCGGATTTTATTTCAACCGATTGTCAACGCCGCAGGCGATGTCCTGGCCGTTGAGGCTCTCGCCCGCTGGGATCACCCAGACCTGGGAGAAGTTCCCCCAACTCTGTTCATTCCGGTAGCGGAACACTATCGAATCATGGGTCGCGTTGGCTGGCAGCTCATCGAAGCCACTTTGCGGGCCTTCAACCAGCTGATCCAGGCCCTAACGATCACCCCCAACCAGCTCAACCTGGCGATCAACATCAGCCCATCCCAACTCACTGACGTATCTTTTTCAGGCCAATTAATCGATGCCATTGCAGCCCAAGGACTCTCTTTCAACAGCATTAATCTTGAACTGACTGAAACTGCCATCTTCAATTCCACAGCAGCGGTTGAAACCAATCTGCGCCAGTGTCGAGAAGCGGGAATGCGGATTTCCCTCGACGACTTTGGAACGGGCTTCTCCTCCATGGGGCTGCTGCTATCGCTGAAGCCTGACGAACTGAAGATCGATCGCAGTTTTGTGGTCGGAGTTCTAGACGATGCCTATGCGGAACAAATCGTGAAACTGCTGCCCATGCTCACGAATTCAGTGTCGATGACCCTGATCGCTGAAGGAGTGGATACCGAGGAAAGCTTTCAGCGACTGCAACAAATGGGTGTGTCACGATTCCAGGGATATCTATTTTCGGAGCCCCTAAACATCGCCGACCTGGTTGAGCTTGTGGGTGGAAACCGACTCACAATCTCCCTTCCCGCTGCATAA